The Brachyhypopomus gauderio isolate BG-103 chromosome 2, BGAUD_0.2, whole genome shotgun sequence genome contains a region encoding:
- the utp4 gene encoding U3 small nucleolar RNA-associated protein 4 homolog — MGEFKVHRVRFFDYMPSGIRALASEPHSGRVAVARTDGSVEIFSRHDNYYQEKVIAGREQRETEALAWAGARLFSAGLNGEVVEYDVDNSRVKYSLDAYGGPVWTISSNKQGTHLAVGCEDGTVKLFVVCEDRIQFEVNLAKQKGRIVSLCWHPDGSKLVAGMMDMIRVFDAGTGQSMHRMLVERGLGTSRSKECVVWSVVYLSDGTIISGDSSGKVKVWDGNMGTLVKNHQVTKWDVLTLSVSQDETSLVAGTSEGTVVQFQFLFVILGQEHKEWIQTRTFKNHTHDVRAVLELDTAIVSGGMDTQFVVRPLLDKFDVKTSASALRKIHFPHRCLVSCSRRTKTLLFQQRTHLELWRLGESEGTGIPGSTLPIKRKPEKLLHLKIKGEEHISCSALSPCGGWVAVSTVTSLRLYRLQCDDNTVRLTKVSKLPKVLGSANQICFSSDSSYLFTASTCSSVHVAALSQSGCTFVCTLKPKSCSGQAAHLLAASADGKWLAAAHANCEVQVYNLQKMKAYCTVPVYSSAVTAMSINPTTNNLFMAHADQQVFEFSIEDKQYTDWSRLVQRSGLHPLWLQRDTPITNVTFSPRNPAHIILHDMYMFCIIDQSLPLPDENSELFNQFTLRSLPELKRRSRSHAFKICKTYKELLFVELVEEQSLVVIERPLLDIAAQLPPPVRQKKFAT, encoded by the exons ATGGGGGAGTTTAAGGTCCACCGAGTTCGGTTCTTTGACTACATGCCGTCGGGTATCCGAGCGTTGGCGTCCGAGCCGCACAGTGGACGGGTCGCCGTGGCGAGGACGGACGGCTCTGTGGAGATCTTCAGTCGCCATGACAACTACTATCAAGAGAAG GTGATCGCGGGACGGGAGCAGCGCGAGACGGAGGCTCTGGCCTGGGCTGGCGCGCGCCTGTTCAGCGCAGGGCTGAACGGAGAGGTAGTGGAGTATGATGTGGACAACAGCAGAGTGAAATACTCCCTAGACGCGTACGGAGGACCAGTGTGGACCATCAGCAGCAATAAACAAGGAACTCATTTAGCA GTGGGGTGTGAAGATGGGACTGTGAAactgtttgtggtgtgtgaggaCCGGATACAGTTTGAAGTGAATCTGGCTAAACAAAAGGGGCGAATTGTGTCTCTCTGTTGGCATCCTGACGGTTCCAAGCTGGTGGCTGGCATGATGGACATGATTCGGGTCTTTGACGCTGGCACAG GTCAGTCCATGCACAGGATGCTGGTGGAACGTGGACTAGGAACGTCCCGCTCGAAGGAGTGcgtggtgtggagtgtggtgTACCTCTCCGATGGCACCATCATCAGTGGAGACTCCTCTGGGAAGGTTAAAGTGTGGGATGGGAACATGGGAACACTGGTTAAAAACCACCAGGTTACCAAGTGGGACGTCCTGACGTTATCAGTCTCACAG GACGAGACCAGTCTTGTAGCCGGAACGTCCGAGGGAACTGTGGTCCAGTTCCAGTTCCTCTTTGTGATTCTGGGCCAGGAGCACAAGGAGTGGATCCAGACTAGAACATTCAAGAACCACACACACGATGTGCGTGCTGTGCTGGAGCTCGATACGGCGATCGTGTCTGGTG GTATGGACACTCAGTTTGTGGTGAGGCCTCTGTTGGACAAATTCGATGTGAAGACATCGGCTTCTGCCCTGCGAAAGATCCACTTCCCCCAT AGGTGTTTGGTGTCGTGTTCCAGGAGGACGAAGACGTTGCTGTTCCAGCAACGCACCCACCTGGAACTgtggagactgggagagagtgaaggaacTG gAATACCTGGAAGTACTCTACCTATTAAAAGGAAACCAGAGAAACTGCTTCATTTGAAGATCAAG GGTGAAGAACACATCAGCTGCAGTGCACTGTCTCCGTGTGGGGGATGGGTTGCGGTTTCCACGGTGACCAGTTTGCGATTGTACAGGCTACAGTGTGACGACAACACCGTCAGACTCACTAAG GTGTCAAAGCTTCCAAAGGTCCTcggctcagccaatcagatatgCTTCTCTTCAGACTCCTCCTACCTGTTTACTGCCTCCACTTGTTCTTCAGTACATGTGGCAGCTCTCAGCCAATCGGGGTGCACGTTTGTATGTACCCTCAAGCCCAAGTCAT GCTCTGGCCAGGCCGCTCACCTGTTAGCCGCTAGCGCGGATGGGAAGTGGCTCGCAGCAGCGCACGCTAACTGTGAGGTTCAGGTGTACAACCTGCAGAAAATGAAG GCTTACTGCACGGTGCCTGTGTACAGCTCTGCGGTCACAGCCATGTCCATCAACCCCACCACCAACAACCTGTTCATGGCGCACGCTGACCAGCAG GTCTTCGAGTTCTCGATAGAAGACAAGCAGTACACTGATTGGAGCAGACTGGTACAGAGGAGTGGCCTTCATCCGCTGTGGCTGCAGAGAGACACGCCCATCACAAATGTGACTTTCAGTCCCAGAAACCCCGCCCACATTATTCTACATGACATGTACATGTTCTGCATCATCGACCAATCCCTG CCTCTCCCTGACGAGAACTCTGAGCTGTTCAACCAGTTCACCCTGAGAAGCCTGCCAGAATTGAAGCGGAGATCACGCAGCCATGCCTTTAAAATCTGCAAGACCTACAAG GAGCTGCTCTTTGTGGAGCTCGTGGAAGAGCAGTCGTTGGTGGTGATagagcgccctctgctggacaTTGCTGCTCAGCTGCCTCCACCAGTGAGACAGAAGAAGTTCGccacataa